From Sediminibacterium sp. TEGAF015, a single genomic window includes:
- a CDS encoding AGE family epimerase/isomerase gives MSYSIKELTELASFYKNQLLNSTIPFWFPKSFDEEYGGYLLMRDADGSLIDDDKAVWIQGRATWMLSTLYNTVEQRPEWLAGAKLGYDFLNNYCFDSDGQMFFHVTRDGKPIRKRRYFFSETFYVIAAAAYAKASGDEQAAFNARRVFDKCIQYATTPGLLPAKFTGTRPSKGIGVPMIMMNTAQQLRETIGHAPCDEWISQWIYEIETYFVKDDIQCVMEQVAPDGSIIDHIDGRTLNPGHAMEGAWFILHEAKHRNNDPHLINLGCRMLDYMWERGWDKEQGGILYFRDVYNKPVQEYWQDMKFWWPHNEVIIATLLAYQMTGKEKYALWHKQVQDYAYSHFLDMQHGEWFGYLHRDGTIAQTAKGNLYKGPFHLPRQEWYCMQILKSYLS, from the coding sequence ATGTCGTATTCTATCAAAGAGCTAACAGAACTCGCTTCCTTTTATAAAAACCAATTACTGAATAGCACAATTCCTTTTTGGTTTCCCAAATCTTTTGATGAGGAATATGGTGGATACCTTTTGATGAGGGATGCAGACGGTTCTTTAATAGACGATGATAAGGCAGTTTGGATTCAGGGGCGCGCTACCTGGATGCTCTCAACCTTATACAATACAGTAGAACAAAGGCCAGAGTGGTTGGCAGGTGCTAAGCTAGGCTATGATTTTTTAAACAACTATTGTTTTGACAGCGATGGACAAATGTTCTTTCATGTGACCCGTGATGGAAAGCCCATTCGCAAAAGAAGATATTTTTTTTCTGAAACTTTCTATGTGATTGCAGCTGCCGCTTATGCCAAAGCTTCTGGCGATGAACAAGCTGCTTTTAATGCCAGAAGGGTGTTCGACAAATGTATCCAGTATGCCACTACGCCCGGACTGTTGCCTGCAAAATTTACAGGAACCAGACCTAGCAAAGGAATTGGGGTACCCATGATCATGATGAATACAGCGCAACAGTTACGGGAAACCATTGGGCATGCTCCTTGTGATGAATGGATCAGCCAATGGATCTATGAAATAGAAACTTATTTTGTAAAAGACGATATTCAATGCGTAATGGAACAAGTGGCACCAGACGGTTCAATTATTGATCATATTGATGGACGCACTTTGAATCCTGGCCATGCTATGGAAGGTGCCTGGTTTATTTTGCATGAAGCCAAGCATAGAAACAATGATCCGCATCTAATTAATCTGGGATGCAGAATGTTGGACTATATGTGGGAGCGAGGCTGGGACAAAGAGCAGGGTGGCATCCTTTATTTTAGAGATGTTTATAATAAGCCTGTACAAGAGTATTGGCAAGACATGAAATTTTGGTGGCCACATAACGAAGTGATTATTGCTACTTTACTAGCATACCAGATGACGGGCAAAGAAAAATATGCCCTCTGGCATAAGCAGGTTCAGGATTATGCGTATTCCCATTTTCTGGATATGCAGCATGGTGAGTGGTTTGGCTATCTGCATCGTGATGGAACCATTGCGCAAACAGCAAAAGGAAATTTATACAAGGGGCCTTTTCATTTACCGAGACAAGAATGGTATTGCATGCAAATACTTAAATCGTATTTGTCGTGA
- a CDS encoding helix-turn-helix transcriptional regulator, whose translation MMEKNNIALHEFSDKAILAELGDFVKRTRLEQNKTQQQLADLAGVNRSTIVQIENGNGSTMLSFIQVLRSLEQLHLFASFQQKPLISPLLLAKQEMRKRRRARTIPKSISKKPKSDW comes from the coding sequence ATGATGGAAAAAAACAACATAGCATTGCATGAATTTAGCGATAAGGCCATCTTAGCTGAATTAGGAGACTTTGTGAAAAGGACTCGACTCGAGCAGAATAAAACACAGCAACAGTTAGCCGATTTAGCGGGTGTTAATCGCTCTACCATTGTACAAATTGAAAATGGTAATGGGTCTACTATGCTCAGTTTTATTCAGGTCTTACGGTCATTAGAACAACTACACCTTTTTGCCAGTTTTCAACAAAAGCCTTTGATTAGTCCATTATTATTGGCAAAACAAGAGATGAGAAAAAGAAGACGTGCAAGAACAATACCTAAATCCATTTCAAAAAAGCCGAAATCGGATTGGTAA
- a CDS encoding family 20 glycosylhydrolase, translating into MRRLAILLMAVIVVASSAVAQSSAAKSSSANTQLSLNRIFTNNMVLQRDQPIHIWGKGLPGTKVQIYLLKSASNKSTKINSQPAIVSAKTTIVKADSSWSVYLPALPASNTPHALKITSGKNHIQFQNILIGDIWVCIGQSNMEWPMQREMFYTEAKERAEQPLLRFCNPSYAGKNIFNQYFSDSVLKMLNPKTFYANTQWESSDSNHFKNMSAVAYYYGKEIVEKTKIPIGLINLSIAGAPLETFIGIKALQADAAFAAKAEEPWLTNPALPVWVKERGNQNLKTGTHHPFKPGQAYEAGIEPLFPFPIKGIINYQGESNAQEIERVQEYAALSKLMVNDYRKKWNQPKLPYYYVQLSSIDTAKYKGHFWGSFREEQRKILSLIPFSGMAVCSDIGFKDNVHPTNKKWVGERLARWALHKTYGQDILPSGPLPTKAVYENGEVIVYFQYTGKGLQAALPDDFKCNANAEAQSLRGFSLDGIHPIAATIQQQRIHIPVSSKPDYIYYGWKSYSDGNLANSELLPASTFKISVENAQVVLPTYPDSIFNTYYHQRASLFRSLPITSVSKFNTTESQPASQRDIIFLGNSINDGSEWSELFNDIRIKNRGISGDITAGIIHRLKEITDRKPAKVFLMIGINDLGRSVSPDSVVKNILLIHDYLKQESPATKVYIESILPVNPSFGKFAGQVSKVKEILQVNAMLKASAAMHCFAFIDLHSSFVNAQGYLDPKYTNDGLHLVGAGYQLWRHLIYPKVFDLTEKPALIPMPTKVEWKQGYYSLIAGKTLAEQVQIEWNDTKRENKNEAYSLKVTPEKILIKAATQHGVFNALQTLQQLARNGQTIDAVEIQDAPAFAWRGYMIDVGRNYLSMDLLKQQIDIMAKFKLNVFHFHATEDIAWRIAIKQYPQLTAPEHMLRNKGMYYTETEIKELIAFCKARNILFVPEIDMPGHSAAFKRAMKTDMQSDSGLVIVKNILKEFCTTYDVPYIHIGADEVKITNPNFIPEVTRYIQSLGKKVIGWQPGGNFLDSTIRQLWMDDLGKITNDKNIQYIDSRHLYLNHMDPLESVTTIFNRQLANKDHGDQNALGAIICTWHDRAVEKQEDVLQMNPVYPAMMAFAERSWRGGGQAGWIANISDGDAKAFAEFEERLLSHKKQYFTPINGATIKTAFPYQRQSHLEWQLYDANEKYIKTVTGGTVVLRHWWAPLIKGAIDSIQPNTTWYAQTEIWSDENGTKPFWIGFNNLSRSPATDAHPMGEWSANKPSVWVNNQTIAPPIWKRGGQKGNAEIPLSDEGFEYRTPTMIDLQKGWNKVRIKIPIDQLKVKDWQNPAKYMFTFVPVE; encoded by the coding sequence GTGAGGAGGCTAGCGATTTTGCTGATGGCTGTTATAGTAGTTGCTTCATCGGCTGTTGCGCAGTCTTCGGCTGCGAAATCCTCTTCGGCCAACACGCAGCTGAGCCTCAACCGAATTTTCACCAATAATATGGTGTTGCAGCGAGACCAGCCCATTCATATATGGGGTAAGGGTTTACCAGGGACAAAGGTTCAGATCTACTTATTAAAAAGTGCCAGCAATAAGTCAACCAAAATAAACTCCCAACCTGCCATTGTCTCAGCAAAAACTACGATAGTAAAAGCAGACAGCAGTTGGTCAGTCTACCTGCCTGCATTACCAGCCAGTAATACTCCCCATGCACTAAAAATCACTTCGGGTAAAAATCATATTCAATTTCAAAATATTCTTATTGGCGATATCTGGGTATGTATTGGGCAAAGCAATATGGAGTGGCCCATGCAACGCGAAATGTTTTACACGGAAGCCAAAGAAAGGGCTGAGCAACCCTTGTTACGTTTTTGTAATCCCAGTTATGCGGGTAAAAATATATTCAATCAATATTTTTCGGATAGCGTTTTGAAGATGCTAAATCCTAAGACATTTTATGCCAATACCCAATGGGAATCAAGCGATAGCAATCATTTCAAAAACATGAGTGCGGTGGCTTATTATTACGGAAAGGAAATTGTTGAAAAAACCAAGATCCCGATTGGCTTGATCAATTTGTCCATTGCAGGTGCTCCTTTGGAAACATTTATCGGTATAAAAGCCTTACAAGCCGATGCAGCTTTTGCAGCCAAAGCTGAAGAGCCATGGCTTACAAATCCTGCGTTACCTGTTTGGGTAAAAGAAAGAGGTAATCAAAATTTAAAAACAGGAACCCATCATCCTTTTAAACCAGGACAAGCTTATGAAGCAGGTATTGAACCCTTGTTCCCATTTCCTATCAAGGGCATTATTAATTATCAGGGAGAGAGCAACGCGCAGGAAATTGAAAGGGTACAAGAGTATGCAGCCCTATCGAAACTGATGGTCAACGATTATCGAAAGAAATGGAATCAACCAAAGCTACCTTATTATTATGTTCAATTGTCTTCTATTGATACGGCCAAATACAAGGGGCATTTTTGGGGTTCATTTAGAGAGGAACAAAGAAAGATTTTATCGCTCATTCCTTTTTCGGGAATGGCAGTTTGTAGCGATATTGGTTTCAAAGACAATGTACATCCTACCAATAAAAAATGGGTGGGAGAACGATTGGCCAGATGGGCTTTGCATAAAACCTATGGTCAAGATATTTTACCATCGGGGCCACTGCCTACAAAAGCGGTGTATGAAAATGGGGAAGTGATTGTATATTTCCAGTATACGGGAAAGGGATTACAAGCGGCTCTACCTGACGATTTTAAATGCAACGCAAACGCTGAAGCGCAATCGCTTCGCGGATTTTCTTTGGATGGTATTCATCCCATAGCTGCCACTATTCAGCAGCAAAGGATTCATATTCCAGTTTCATCCAAGCCTGACTACATTTATTATGGATGGAAATCGTATAGCGATGGTAATTTGGCAAACAGTGAACTACTTCCTGCTTCCACATTTAAAATAAGCGTAGAAAATGCACAAGTGGTTTTGCCCACTTATCCCGATTCTATTTTCAATACTTATTATCATCAGCGCGCAAGTTTGTTTAGATCTTTGCCGATTACATCGGTTAGCAAGTTTAATACAACAGAGTCGCAACCTGCTTCTCAGCGCGACATTATTTTCTTAGGCAATAGCATCAACGACGGCTCAGAGTGGTCAGAATTGTTCAATGATATTAGAATAAAAAACAGAGGTATCAGTGGTGACATAACAGCGGGGATTATTCATCGGTTGAAAGAAATTACGGATAGAAAACCTGCCAAAGTATTTTTAATGATTGGCATTAACGATTTGGGTAGAAGTGTATCGCCTGATTCTGTGGTCAAAAATATTTTGCTGATCCATGATTATCTAAAGCAAGAAAGCCCTGCCACCAAAGTATATATTGAAAGTATACTTCCTGTAAATCCCAGCTTCGGAAAATTTGCAGGGCAAGTAAGTAAAGTAAAAGAAATACTCCAAGTCAATGCTATGCTAAAAGCTTCTGCTGCAATGCATTGTTTTGCATTTATCGATTTGCATAGTTCATTCGTAAATGCACAAGGGTATTTAGATCCAAAGTATACCAATGATGGGTTGCATTTGGTGGGTGCGGGATATCAGTTGTGGCGACATTTAATTTATCCGAAAGTATTTGACTTAACAGAGAAGCCTGCTTTGATTCCTATGCCTACAAAAGTAGAATGGAAGCAAGGTTATTATTCTTTGATAGCTGGCAAAACTTTGGCCGAACAAGTACAGATAGAATGGAACGACACAAAGAGGGAGAACAAAAATGAAGCTTACTCATTAAAAGTAACTCCCGAAAAAATCCTCATTAAAGCGGCAACACAACACGGCGTCTTCAATGCCCTACAAACCTTACAGCAATTGGCACGTAATGGCCAAACCATTGATGCAGTGGAGATTCAAGATGCACCCGCTTTTGCCTGGAGAGGTTATATGATTGATGTGGGTAGAAATTATTTGTCGATGGATTTGCTAAAGCAGCAAATTGATATCATGGCAAAATTCAAGTTGAATGTATTCCATTTTCATGCTACGGAAGATATTGCCTGGAGAATCGCCATTAAGCAGTATCCTCAATTGACTGCTCCTGAACATATGCTACGCAACAAAGGCATGTACTATACAGAGACTGAAATCAAAGAACTGATTGCGTTTTGCAAGGCTCGCAATATTTTATTTGTTCCTGAAATAGATATGCCAGGGCATAGTGCGGCTTTTAAGCGTGCTATGAAAACCGATATGCAGAGCGATTCTGGCTTGGTGATTGTAAAAAATATTCTCAAAGAATTTTGTACTACTTACGATGTACCCTATATCCATATTGGAGCGGACGAAGTAAAAATAACGAATCCCAATTTTATTCCGGAAGTCACCCGATATATTCAAAGCCTTGGGAAAAAAGTGATTGGCTGGCAACCCGGCGGAAACTTTTTAGACAGCACCATCCGACAACTATGGATGGACGATTTGGGTAAGATTACCAATGATAAAAACATACAGTATATCGATTCCCGGCATTTGTATTTGAATCATATGGATCCACTAGAATCAGTAACCACTATTTTTAACAGACAGCTGGCCAATAAAGACCATGGGGATCAAAATGCACTCGGAGCCATTATTTGCACTTGGCACGACAGAGCAGTAGAGAAGCAGGAAGATGTATTGCAAATGAATCCTGTGTATCCAGCCATGATGGCTTTTGCAGAGAGAAGTTGGAGAGGGGGAGGACAAGCCGGATGGATTGCGAATATCAGCGATGGAGATGCTAAAGCATTTGCAGAGTTTGAAGAGCGATTGCTAAGTCACAAAAAACAATATTTTACTCCTATCAACGGAGCCACAATCAAAACGGCTTTCCCTTATCAGCGTCAAAGCCATTTGGAATGGCAGCTTTATGATGCCAATGAAAAATACATCAAGACCGTGACGGGCGGAACTGTTGTATTGCGTCACTGGTGGGCCCCCTTGATTAAAGGCGCCATTGATTCTATTCAACCGAATACTACTTGGTATGCGCAAACGGAAATTTGGAGTGACGAAAATGGCACCAAGCCTTTCTGGATTGGGTTTAATAATTTATCGCGTTCCCCAGCAACGGATGCTCATCCGATGGGTGAATGGAGTGCGAATAAACCCAGTGTTTGGGTGAACAATCAAACGATTGCGCCCCCCATTTGGAAAAGAGGTGGACAAAAAGGGAACGCAGAAATTCCGTTAAGTGACGAAGGATTTGAATATCGTACACCCACTATGATTGATTTGCAAAAGGGATGGAACAAAGTGCGCATCAAAATTCCCATTGATCAGTTAAAAGTCAAGGATTGGCAAAATCCTGCGAAGTATATGTTCACGTTTGTTCCGGTGGAATAA
- a CDS encoding MFS transporter, whose product MIASKKYPWVVVALLWVVALLNYMDRQMLSTMKPAMQADIEALNSATHFGNLMAVFLWIYGCMSPVSGIIADRVNRKKIIVGSLFVWSAITFTMGYATTFDQLYWLRAGMGISEALYIPAALSLIADYHDNKTRSLAIGIHMTGLYMGQALGGFGATIAASYSWQSAFTSFGLIGIVYSVVLILFLREKPTVGSTDLAAAVASTVTHPSPSSKIKFSALASVFKSLTVLLSNISFWVILFYFAVPSLPGWGVKNWLPTLFSQNLHIEMSLAGPLSTITIAASSFLGVILGGILSDKWVQKNIRGRIYTSAIGLSLTIPALLLIGFGDSMFHMVGAVFFFGFGYGMFDANNMPILCQFVEAKYRATAYGLMNMTGVFAGAFITNMLGKSTDAGSLGKDFAFMSVVIVFALALQLTVLRPKNSID is encoded by the coding sequence ATGATAGCTTCTAAAAAATATCCTTGGGTGGTAGTAGCGTTACTATGGGTAGTAGCGCTACTCAATTATATGGACAGGCAGATGCTGAGTACCATGAAACCCGCTATGCAGGCCGATATTGAGGCTCTGAATAGCGCCACTCATTTCGGAAATCTCATGGCAGTTTTTTTGTGGATCTATGGATGCATGAGTCCTGTTTCTGGTATCATAGCCGATAGGGTCAATCGAAAAAAAATTATTGTCGGAAGTTTATTTGTGTGGAGTGCCATCACATTTACGATGGGATATGCTACCACCTTTGATCAATTGTATTGGTTAAGAGCAGGCATGGGTATTAGTGAAGCTTTGTATATACCAGCTGCTCTTTCCTTAATAGCCGATTACCACGATAACAAAACGCGTTCCTTGGCTATTGGTATTCATATGACGGGTTTGTATATGGGACAAGCGTTGGGTGGATTTGGCGCAACAATTGCCGCAAGCTATTCCTGGCAATCGGCATTTACCAGTTTTGGGTTGATTGGAATCGTCTATTCTGTGGTATTGATTTTATTTTTGCGAGAGAAGCCTACAGTTGGCAGTACGGACCTAGCGGCAGCGGTTGCCTCAACAGTAACGCATCCTAGCCCATCCTCAAAAATTAAATTCTCTGCACTTGCATCTGTCTTCAAAAGTTTAACAGTCTTACTTTCCAATATTTCTTTCTGGGTCATCTTATTTTATTTTGCCGTTCCTAGTTTGCCGGGTTGGGGTGTGAAGAATTGGTTGCCCACTTTGTTTTCACAAAACTTACATATTGAAATGTCATTGGCTGGGCCACTATCTACCATTACGATTGCGGCTTCTTCCTTTTTGGGTGTTATACTCGGTGGTATACTTTCAGATAAATGGGTGCAAAAAAATATCCGTGGTCGTATCTATACCAGTGCTATTGGGTTATCATTAACTATTCCTGCATTATTATTAATTGGTTTTGGCGATAGTATGTTTCATATGGTAGGAGCCGTTTTCTTTTTTGGCTTTGGCTATGGAATGTTTGATGCGAACAATATGCCGATTCTCTGTCAGTTTGTAGAAGCAAAGTACAGAGCTACTGCTTATGGACTCATGAATATGACAGGCGTATTTGCCGGCGCATTCATTACAAATATGTTAGGTAAGTCAACTGATGCAGGAAGTTTAGGAAAGGATTTTGCATTTATGTCTGTAGTAATTGTGTTTGCGTTGGCTTTACAATTGACCGTTTTGCGGCCGAAAAATTCAATCGATTAA
- a CDS encoding glycoside hydrolase family 2 protein has translation MQPKSLFAQRDTIALNTNWQFKTDKQSEGVKTAWYAGALTNSREVQIPHTWNIEDSNQTHYGWAWYQRMLDIPAQYKNKQVVLEFGAVNHTAFIYLNGSKIAEHIGDGFNKFKVDISKLIKTGEKNLLTVAVNNDYGKNKVPYGSSFDWPNDGGLIRKVNMVVTHPVAPQQIWVTPTLHKDSSATVKIRLPFNKAILDKKYTGIKNQLKLNIQIAPDIDQYKRLTHQPNLTVYELAKKQLTTALLTPEWEGEIAYATVQIPKVNPWHFDFPHLYFVGVFVTTEKEMIDVIGTTVGFKSLAFINGQTYLNGERVKLMGVEWTAGSNPDYGFAETDSVILANCRLMKEVNAIFTRQHFQQDELFYDYCDRNGILVQQEVPLWGPETPASEAVQQIAMKQLEDMTANLYNHVSIFSWGAGNELRARDADMKPFISALMKRSRVLDPSRHTAYVSNTLTHGYSNDPNFVPDAAAEGDYLMMNEYGGSWWSIPTGKIHLYLDSVHMSYPTKPFFISEFGLCEPNFKGGDERRVEDLIYHMAIYESKPYVEGAIYFDLTDYRTHYPGTTDIGKFRRRIHGVYDMYGNPKPSMKVLREQSTPIEIQHVAGGEKGKLNITLYGSMGLPQHTVSGYQLYISSAPDNYLATKAHPLPTLKPGQRHGVKVDALKGPYYITIVRPLGTIATQKGFVE, from the coding sequence ATGCAACCCAAAAGTTTATTCGCCCAACGCGATACTATAGCACTTAATACAAACTGGCAATTTAAAACCGATAAGCAATCAGAGGGAGTAAAAACGGCTTGGTATGCAGGCGCGTTAACCAACTCTCGAGAGGTTCAAATCCCCCATACCTGGAATATAGAAGACAGCAACCAAACCCATTATGGATGGGCATGGTACCAACGCATGTTGGATATACCTGCGCAATATAAAAATAAGCAAGTGGTGCTTGAGTTTGGGGCAGTGAATCATACTGCCTTTATCTATTTGAATGGCAGTAAAATTGCGGAACATATTGGCGATGGGTTCAATAAATTCAAAGTAGATATTAGCAAGCTGATTAAAACAGGAGAAAAGAATCTGTTAACCGTAGCTGTCAATAACGATTATGGAAAAAACAAAGTGCCCTATGGCAGTTCATTTGATTGGCCGAATGATGGGGGATTGATTCGCAAAGTGAATATGGTTGTTACACACCCTGTTGCACCTCAGCAAATTTGGGTAACGCCCACTTTGCATAAAGACTCTTCCGCAACGGTGAAAATTCGGCTGCCTTTTAACAAAGCCATACTCGATAAAAAATATACAGGTATAAAAAATCAGTTGAAGCTGAATATTCAAATAGCCCCAGATATTGATCAATATAAACGATTAACCCATCAGCCGAATCTAACGGTATATGAATTAGCGAAAAAGCAGTTGACAACTGCATTATTAACCCCCGAATGGGAGGGAGAAATTGCCTACGCTACGGTTCAAATACCGAAGGTAAACCCATGGCATTTTGATTTTCCACATCTTTATTTTGTGGGCGTTTTCGTAACGACTGAAAAGGAAATGATTGATGTGATTGGCACTACTGTTGGATTTAAGAGTCTTGCATTTATCAATGGTCAAACATATTTGAATGGAGAGCGCGTGAAATTAATGGGGGTAGAGTGGACAGCAGGCTCCAATCCTGATTATGGTTTTGCAGAAACAGATTCCGTTATTTTAGCCAACTGCCGATTGATGAAAGAGGTGAATGCTATTTTCACGAGACAACATTTTCAGCAGGACGAATTGTTTTATGATTACTGCGATCGCAATGGTATTTTGGTGCAACAGGAAGTTCCCCTTTGGGGTCCTGAAACCCCAGCCAGTGAAGCGGTTCAGCAAATAGCCATGAAGCAGTTGGAAGATATGACGGCTAACTTATACAATCATGTTAGTATATTTTCCTGGGGAGCGGGTAACGAATTAAGAGCGCGTGATGCAGATATGAAACCCTTTATCAGTGCACTCATGAAACGTTCCAGAGTACTCGATCCTAGCAGACATACTGCTTATGTGAGCAACACGTTAACGCATGGTTATAGTAACGATCCCAATTTTGTTCCGGATGCAGCAGCAGAGGGAGACTACTTGATGATGAATGAATACGGTGGTAGTTGGTGGAGTATACCTACAGGCAAGATTCATCTTTACTTAGATAGTGTGCATATGAGTTATCCTACTAAGCCATTTTTTATTTCAGAGTTTGGATTGTGTGAACCTAATTTTAAGGGAGGTGATGAACGAAGAGTAGAAGACTTGATTTATCATATGGCGATTTATGAAAGCAAGCCTTATGTGGAAGGCGCCATTTACTTTGATTTAACGGATTACAGAACCCATTATCCCGGCACAACGGATATAGGTAAATTCAGAAGAAGAATTCATGGGGTCTATGATATGTATGGGAATCCCAAGCCTTCTATGAAAGTTTTGCGTGAACAATCTACTCCAATCGAAATACAACATGTGGCAGGGGGTGAAAAAGGAAAATTGAATATCACTTTGTATGGAAGTATGGGGTTGCCACAACATACTGTGAGTGGCTATCAATTGTATATTTCTTCTGCGCCTGATAATTATTTAGCAACAAAAGCCCATCCATTGCCTACGCTGAAACCCGGTCAACGACATGGTGTAAAGGTAGATGCGCTAAAAGGTCCTTATTACATCACCATTGTACGTCCTTTGGGAACCATTGCTACACAGAAGGGGTTTGTGGAGTGA
- a CDS encoding sialidase family protein has translation MKKISIIGMALMFLLQVGCSKKSIAAPGEVKAIAYAPAIPVLKGLEQNAVLRVGIFIPADQTAQDFQKISMTLNGAAISDVEKLQFYLTGAEPFNTQQLLTSFQPTTAQFDVPLSLKLNAGAYFVWVSVQLKSSASIDGLIEVRAKKLWTSNGKAITIAEPAGPYAKQKGSAVRKANEDGVHTYRIPGMVATDKGTLLSVYDIRYKNSADLPGNIDVGLSRSTDSGKTWQPMKVIMDMGAPHENNGVGDPAILFDPITKKIWVAALWSKGNRSIAGSLPGISPDTTGQFVLVSSDDDGLTWSTPYTITPQIKNPKWHLFFNGPGSGIAMKDGKLVFAAQYWDDVKKPYSTIIYSNDHGASWVGNLNGPKSNTTESQVVETTPGTLMLNMRDNRGSFRSVATTSNMGATWTEHATSYNALQDPVCMGSIIKAQVKVKGVMKEVLFFSNPNTTNGRYDITIKASLDLGQTWLPANQLLIDERNCYGYSSLTQIDAETIGILYEGTRDLYFVKVPVASIIK, from the coding sequence ATGAAAAAAATCTCCATCATTGGAATGGCTTTAATGTTTTTGTTGCAAGTTGGTTGTTCCAAAAAATCCATTGCAGCACCGGGTGAAGTAAAAGCTATTGCTTATGCACCAGCTATTCCCGTATTAAAAGGTTTAGAACAAAATGCGGTATTAAGAGTGGGTATTTTTATTCCAGCAGATCAAACTGCACAAGATTTTCAAAAGATTAGCATGACACTAAATGGAGCTGCTATTTCGGATGTAGAAAAATTGCAATTCTATTTAACCGGTGCAGAGCCATTTAATACACAGCAATTATTAACCAGTTTCCAGCCCACTACTGCTCAATTTGATGTGCCCCTTAGTTTGAAACTCAATGCGGGTGCTTATTTTGTTTGGGTAAGTGTACAGTTAAAATCAAGCGCATCCATTGATGGACTCATAGAAGTTCGCGCAAAAAAATTATGGACTTCGAATGGTAAAGCCATTACTATTGCTGAACCTGCAGGTCCTTATGCAAAACAAAAAGGGAGTGCAGTTCGCAAAGCCAATGAGGATGGGGTACATACCTACCGTATTCCCGGTATGGTTGCAACGGATAAAGGAACTTTGTTGTCTGTGTACGATATCCGTTACAAAAACAGCGCGGATTTGCCTGGCAATATAGATGTTGGGTTGAGTAGATCCACCGACAGTGGAAAAACTTGGCAGCCCATGAAAGTGATTATGGATATGGGAGCGCCGCATGAAAACAACGGCGTGGGTGATCCCGCCATACTTTTTGATCCCATCACTAAAAAAATATGGGTAGCCGCATTGTGGAGTAAGGGCAATCGTTCCATTGCAGGATCATTACCTGGTATATCCCCCGATACCACTGGACAATTTGTTTTAGTAAGCAGTGACGACGATGGACTAACTTGGTCTACACCTTACACGATTACCCCTCAAATTAAAAATCCCAAATGGCATTTGTTTTTCAATGGTCCAGGATCGGGTATTGCAATGAAAGATGGGAAGTTGGTTTTTGCCGCACAGTATTGGGACGACGTAAAGAAGCCTTATTCCACTATTATTTATAGCAATGATCATGGCGCTAGTTGGGTAGGAAATTTGAACGGACCTAAATCCAATACAACTGAAAGTCAGGTGGTAGAAACTACTCCTGGTACTTTAATGCTGAATATGCGTGATAATCGGGGTTCATTCAGAAGTGTTGCCACTACTAGTAATATGGGCGCAACTTGGACAGAACATGCTACTTCTTACAATGCATTGCAAGATCCCGTTTGCATGGGTAGTATTATCAAAGCACAAGTGAAAGTGAAAGGGGTGATGAAAGAAGTATTGTTCTTCAGCAATCCCAATACTACCAATGGTCGTTACGATATTACCATTAAAGCGAGTTTAGATTTAGGACAAACTTGGTTGCCTGCCAATCAGTTGTTGATAGATGAAAGAAACTGTTATGGATATTCTTCTTTAACACAAATAGATGCAGAAACAATTGGTATTCTCTACGAAGGAACACGGGACTTGTATTTTGTAAAAGTTCCTGTGGCGTCTATTATCAAGTAG